The region TGTTGTTTTGAATCCACTGCGAGACACGCTCGCGCACAGTTGGCCCTTGCGGAGGATCTCCAGGTGGCTGGTTCCAAGCGGCAGCGCTACCGAATTCACCATGAACGTTATCACCACCCTCTCCAATAAACAGCCCGAGGTCGAGAAACGCCTGCCGCATCACCTCTTTTGCAAGTACTCTCTTCAGAATTGTATCCTGCCGCATGTCGACGTAAGGCTGCGGTGGTGGATCTGCAGTGATACGGGTTGGGCGCTGGAAGTAGTAATCGTCATGGCTGCGACCCCGGCACAGTGTCAGCGCGATTGAGAGGCCGGCGCCGCGTCTGCCGGCACGTCCGACACGCTGTTGGTAATTGAATCGCATCGGGGGCATGTTTGCCATCTTCACGGCCAGCAGCGAACCAATGTCCACGCCGGCCTCCATCGTCGTTGTCACACTGAGTAGGTCAATGATGTCGGCGAGCGGAATCTCGCCATTCGGGAGACAAACATCCTGAAACAGCCGCTGGCGCTTCCGCGCATCGGATTTATTCGTTTGCCCGGTCAGTTCTTCGCAGTTAAGGCGGAACAGCGGGCCCGCCTGCGTTGCCAGGTACGTGTAGTAATCCAGCGATTGATGCGCGTTGGCGATTGGAATTGGAACGCCAAGTTGGGCGTGGCACTCGGTACAAACTCCGCCGGATGCGTGTAAATGGATTCGGCGGCAGTCAGGGCATTCGTAATAATTCTCTCCCGGCGCCATCAAGCAGAGCCTCTGCATGCGAATGACACTCGAAAAGACGCAACCCGATGTTGAGAGATAGGCCATCACGTCGTTCAAGAACGTGTCGGCATGCCGGCCGTGCAACTGGGCAATCGCGCTAAGGTAGCTTGCCACAAAAGCTGGCGGCGTATTCTGCGTATAGGAGTTATGGGTATCGATCCGGCGCCGTTGCCCGAGTAGCCGGACAACACCATCGGCCGCTTGCTGCACAAGCTGATCCGGGGGAGCAAAGTTAATTCGATCAGGGGTGCCGTTCGCAATCAGTAGTGACTCGAGACTCCGCCTGCCGGACGCGAAGATAATATTGATCAGTTCGACAATGGACTGATTTTGAATACGGGTAAGGTGCTGTTGCTGGGGCTGTGTCAGCGCGGTCTGTGGGGTCACGGCGCCGTTTGGATTCCAAACGTAGAAGTCACGCCATGAACCGGTGCGGGTCTCCCAGTCCGTCCAAAGCTGCCGCTGGCCGTAACCGCCAGGGTTTATGCCTTGGCTGAGCAGTCTCGACGCGACGTCCGCTGAAAGTTCCGGCACCAGGAATGGCCCGTTTGCAGCCCTATTTAGAATCTGCTGGGCTGCCTGCTGATAACTAATCCCCGGATGCGCGTGCGATGGAAGGTTTGCCGTGTGGGGATTGGCAGCCATCATGATGGCCGTTGCATCCAGAGGGTGTGAGGTGCTGAATTCCGCGGCAAGCGCAACTTGATCCTGCGAGAGTTGCTGCCCCTGAGCTTGCGCCGCGAAGGCGATCGCACCTTGCCCGGCAGCTTCCATACTTGTGTAAAGCGCCTGGCGAACCGCATCCCGGTAATGGGCGAAGCGCATTCCTGCTGACAACTTGGCGGCATCCTGGCGGCTGTCGGAAAAAACGACGAGCTTCCGGTTATTGCCATCAGCGGTCTGTGGAATCTGCCTCAGAAGCGAATCGCTCAAGACTTGGCTAATCTTTTGGAAACCTGTGCGCTGCGTTCGGATGGGCGAACCGAGCGGCCGCCACGACCAATCAGAATCGCAGCGGGGACACCGAGCTGGGTAGGCCTGCAGGGCGCTGTCGGCGTCGGGTGGGCTTTGGCCGTGCATTGGCGGTACGTAATACAGATATCCGCTGGCCCCGCCGAGTTGTACGACTCCATCGTTCGGTGTGTACTGTGCCGCGCGCCATCGCCGTGCTACGCCATCCTGCGTCCACTGGGGGCTTGCGGGCGCGATCCCTTGTTGGGCCGGCCAGAACACGGCATAGGTTAAGTAATCCCTTTCGAAGCTCGCCGCATCCGCCGAGGCTTCCAAGTTCGGGTGTTCGGGACTGAGGAACCACTCGTTGGGATTGGGGCCATCTTGCCTATACCCACCAAAGAAGATCTCGCCACAAGATTCACAATAGAGCAGCTCAAGTACGCGCGAACCGCAATCGCAAGTGAGACGCGGCACATAGTGTAAACGGCCGGCCGGGCACTGTTCTTGCCGGGCTGGCGTTTGGCTGCATTGCGGATTTGTGCAGATCCACATTCCTTGAAGGTTTCTAAAGAAGAGATGCGCCCGCATCACAAGCGGTGCCTCACCTGATACATGGCGCGCTTGCGACAAGCCAGTCAGCAATCCCGATACCGCCTCAAATGCCCCATTCGGAGGAAGCTGAGGAAACAGCACCGCCGCAATCTCTTGCGGTGTGCGCGGTGTGAATTGCGATGGATCTTCGGGCGAGGAACAGGCGCTGCGCAAAGCGTCTGGCGCCTGTATATGCTCCAATGCGGCCGCCATGACTTGTTCGGTCGTGGCCTCTTCATTAGCTTCAGGCCCGCCGACCTGCGCATCGAATCCCTCAGCAATGTGCTGACCAATGGTTCCAGACGAGGCGGTCGCCGACTCGTGAAGTTGCCGGAGCGCGTTCGCATGTGCGGAGATTGCGGCGATTGCAGTTGGGTTCGGCGGTTCAATGTCACCGCTGACAACGCGGAACCGGTTTCGATCACGGCTGAAAAACGCTTCGAGGTAGTTTAGGCCCGATGGATCGTCGGACAGCGAGGCGCTAGATGCGATGATGCGCAACTGGTCGGAGTCTGGCGGCAAGCCAAGTCGATCGAAGAGCACCCGTAGAAGATAACCAACTTCCGTTCCCGCAGTCCCGCGATATGTATGGAGTTCGTCTACGATCAAGTGAAACACATGAGAACGATCAGCATCCAGCCACGCTCGCGTCTGATCAAAAATTGGCGCGTCGACCGCGCGCATGAGCATGATATTTAGCATCGAGTAATTCGTGACCAGAATGTCAGGTGGGCCATCTTGCATATCCCACCGGGACCACATCTCGCTCCCATCGAGATTCTGGAAAAAACGTTCGGCCGGAGTCCCCGCAACCTGCTGGGCGTCCTGGTCAATACTGCGCAGCTCGCCACGTAGTTCCGACAGTTTGGCCGAAGTGCGATTGCCCGACACCGGCGTGCGGCCTGTGTACCGGCCAAAGTAGAATCGATTGCCAGATCGGTTGGCGTCGAGCCATGCCCGCACAGAAATGCCGTCGAACCCTTCGCGCATCCTGCCAAGTTGATCTTCAACAAGAGCGTTCAGCGGGTACAAGATCAGCGCTCGCATCGCAGCGCGCCGTGTTTCGTGGGCACGCTGGCTAACACGTGGCGCCCAGTTCCTCGGTTGCCCGTGGCGCCACCAATCCCTTCTCGGATCTGGGGCTGCCGGCGCGGTCCAACCGGTAGATTCATTGATCAGTGCCGCGGCGATCGGCAAAAAGAAGCATTCCGTCTTACCCGAACCCGTTCCCGTCGTGACAATCACATCGTGGTGTTGAACGACCGACTCGCCAAAGGAATCGCGCTGGTGAGTATAAGGACGACGCCCTGCTGGAAAGAGGCCGAGACCAACAAAATCGACGAGCGCATCTACGAGGTCAGGCGACCAAGAAGCGTCGAGCAGGTTGTGCGCGACTTGGCCGAACATTTCGCCGCACCTGCTGTATGCCGGAACCGCCTCGATCAAGGGACGCCGGTAGATGCGGCCATCCTGATCAATCAACTGCCGCCGCTCCTGCACGAGATCGGCGTAGCGGAGATCGAATGGGCTATCCAAATAGCGAAGGTACGTCTCCCGCAGTTCGTCGAACACAGAGATCGGATTTCTCATGCTTGCCTCAATAAACCGGTAACCGCCATTGCGATAGATTTGTTAATCCTTCTGTAAACCAATCGCCCGCCATCGACATCTGGAATTAACCCGGAGCAGAGCGTTAACGCGCGGTCCACAAGTAGTGGCGGGCGGCAAGAGACGGGCATGGAAAGCACCTGCGTTTCGGCATCGTAAGCTAGAACGCGATGGCGCCGTCGCTTCAGAACGAGATACTTTCCTACTTGGACGGGAATCCTGTATCCCCTCTTTCGCAAAGAGATGAAGTACTGTGGCTGGTGCGCGACTTGAAAACGGAACAAGCCGAATGAGGACGACCGTGCCTCGTCCGCTGTCAATTGCGACCACTGGAACGATTCTGGCGAAAAGCAGTGAACTTCCCAATCGCTGCCGAATGGAAACTCGGCGGCAGTTCGCAATTGCCAATCGTCAACTGGCGGCAAGGCACCCAATAGCATTCGGGCTGCATTCGGTGCGAAGTGTAAACCGGCAGCCTGCGCAATAAGTTCCAACTCGGCATTTGTTTCCGCAGTTATCTCAACCCGATCGGGACATTCGGGCCGGCTTGTCACGCAACTGCCTGGCAGATCAGTGATACACTCGATGAGGTTTTCCGTTCTTGCCCCGCAAAGGATTCCCACCGCTCCATCTCCATCCTCGACGCATGCCAACACCGGCGGTACGACGCGCCAACCATTCTCGAAATCCCTGCGAAAGAACTCTGCATGTGCCAGACGCTCGAGGTTCAACCGGAGTCGATGATGGATCGGAAGGCTATTAGCGTCCGGTCGGCCTTCACCCAAGTCCTCATCATCCCCATTGGACTCGTCCATTACCTGCAACTCGTCCACAGCAGCGCGGAACCGCCCCCAAGTGCCGTGTCCCTTTGCCGAAAGCCATAACAAAAGGTCGTTGGGGTTCATCGCAACTCTTTCCATAGGCGGCGCGCGGCGCGTTTGTATTGATCCCAGAGTTTCCTCGCCTCCTGACTATTCGGTTGGATCGGCAGCCCCTTCCGACCTGCGTCAAGGATTGCGTGGCACCAGCGCAGTACTGTTTCACAATTGCCCGCTGGGTTGCCACGATTGCCGTCTACGCAGCGTTCGTCCAAAAGCCTTACGACTGCTTGCGACTTATCGCAGCGTAAAGGATTCGCCGGCAACGTCCAGACGATTGGAAAGTCGGCAATGGTGACACACTCTCTTGCTCGTACATCATACGGCTGTGCCCAGAAAGCGATTTGGCCAGGTGTTGGCCCAAGCAAACATGTATTCGAGGCGGGCGTTAACGCGATTGCTTGGTGGTCGGCCACCGGCTTGACGATCGGTCCGCATACCACCACTGCCCGCTGATCTGTTTCGGCCCAACTCGGACGATAAACGAACGCATCGAATTGGTCCCACTGCTGAACCCCATCAACAAGCTGATAGGATTCCGCAACGCCACCGCAGAATACGGTGTGCAAACCTGGCGCATCCCATCCGGGAGCGGTGTAACCAGCGCAACCGTCCACCGATGCCCGCTGTTGATCAATCAAGACCTCAACGTCATGCACTGCTCCGCGCACGCGTATCCTTGGTGGATGCCCGTTCAGCCAATTCGCATGGCCCAAGCGTATGCCACCTTCGAAGACAATCTCGACATTGTGAACCGGGCGAAGAACATTGAAGATGCCGGCAGAGTCCTCATGGTGTATTGCGTTGGTTGGCTGAACGTTTTGGAACAGAATCCAGCCAGCAGGCAATCCGCCCCCGTCGACTTCGTTCGCCACCTTGCATCCGGCATCCGAGAGGGCTTCACGTACGGCTTCGCGCTGCTCCTTCCTACACAACACAAGATGGTTTTCCTGCAGGATCAATCGCGGCACGGACACAAATCCGTTGATCGTTCCCGTGGGCGATTGGGCGAGCACCCAAATGTCGCGACCGGTCAGAACCCAGCGCTGATCTTTGTCGCCAGCGCAATCCCAACAGGCACCTTTCAGAAGCAGGGTTTCGATCTTTGGTGGAAAGACGTCGCTGTACCACTCGTCCTGGCACGCGGTCCAATTCTCCGGGCCGCTTGGCCCGATTACTTCGACCTCTTCGTCTTGCCCTGCCGCGCGCGATGGAAGAAGGCTAACGCGGCAGCGGTTCCTGCGGCTCCGCGCAAAGACAGCGCGAACAAACATCGGGAGCGAGCGAACACGTGTCCCCCCATTGGATTCTTGGCTCGACTGTTCCCTATTTGATCGACGTGTCGTCTCCGCTGTTCGCACCGACGGCCGGTACTTCGCTGGTGGGCCAGTGCGTGCTGCGGGCGGCTTAGTAGACGGCTCCCGATTGCCGATTCCGGTCGGCTCCACCGACTGTTTCACTGTCCGGTCAGTCTCAGGTGGCGTACCCGGCTCAACCTGTTCCGCCGCTGAAGCCCCGTTAGGTACTGTGGATACTGCCGGCAACGTACTTGGCGCAAGCTCGATATCGTCTCGGCCCTTGGTGTCGACTGCGGTTTGGGTCGCTTCGTTGTGTGACGATCCGCGAGCAGGCGGTTGGCCAGCGTCCACTACTGGCGCTGATTGGTCTGTGGCCCCGGCCTTTACACCTGCATCCACCTGGGCGGGAAACGCCTCCTCGCGTGCAATGGATCCCGCCTCCGCTCCGCCGTTTTCAGAATTGACTTTGTCATCGGCCTCTTCGTTCGCCGATTCCGGTCGCTGGTCAGCGCGTGGCGAAGCGATTGGTGCCGGTTCAGTGTCGCCTCGCGCCGTGGTGCCGGCTGTGGTTTGCGTGACTTGGTCGTCTGACGATTCGCCAGCAGCTTCTGCCGGTGCTGTAAAGTCCTCGCTATCACCGCACTCCTGGTCAATCTCCGCCGCCACGTCTGGTTCTGCTGGCGGTAGGGGGTCGCGCGTTTCCGGTGCCGTTAAATCTCCCGATGCGGAATCCGGGACCCCACCTTCATGGTGGATCGGTTGATTGTCGGCCGCTATCGTGGGAGCGCCGGTCTCACGTGCAACGGACTCAAGTGACGGTGCATGATCGCTCGCGTCGATTTGCTCGTCCGGTTGACAAGGGCCGCCTTCGCCGCTCGCCTGCTGCACATCGATTGTGTCTTGCTCGTCACCATAAGGCGCGTCCTCGAGACCGTCGGACGATTCCCTGGGTTCGGGCACACTGGAAGTGAGAACCGAAAAGGGAGTGGAATCCTGTTGTTCCAAATTGTCCGAAGGTGGCGCATTCTCGAAGTCATCGCTGGTATCCCTCGAGCCTTCATCCATCACCTCTTGCTGGTGTTCGGCTTCGCCTTTTCGGCCTCGATCCTCGAATGTCGTGACACCGGTTTCGGGCTTTGGCA is a window of Phycisphaerae bacterium DNA encoding:
- a CDS encoding DEAD/DEAH box helicase, which translates into the protein MRNPISVFDELRETYLRYLDSPFDLRYADLVQERRQLIDQDGRIYRRPLIEAVPAYSRCGEMFGQVAHNLLDASWSPDLVDALVDFVGLGLFPAGRRPYTHQRDSFGESVVQHHDVIVTTGTGSGKTECFFLPIAAALINESTGWTAPAAPDPRRDWWRHGQPRNWAPRVSQRAHETRRAAMRALILYPLNALVEDQLGRMREGFDGISVRAWLDANRSGNRFYFGRYTGRTPVSGNRTSAKLSELRGELRSIDQDAQQVAGTPAERFFQNLDGSEMWSRWDMQDGPPDILVTNYSMLNIMLMRAVDAPIFDQTRAWLDADRSHVFHLIVDELHTYRGTAGTEVGYLLRVLFDRLGLPPDSDQLRIIASSASLSDDPSGLNYLEAFFSRDRNRFRVVSGDIEPPNPTAIAAISAHANALRQLHESATASSGTIGQHIAEGFDAQVGGPEANEEATTEQVMAAALEHIQAPDALRSACSSPEDPSQFTPRTPQEIAAVLFPQLPPNGAFEAVSGLLTGLSQARHVSGEAPLVMRAHLFFRNLQGMWICTNPQCSQTPARQEQCPAGRLHYVPRLTCDCGSRVLELLYCESCGEIFFGGYRQDGPNPNEWFLSPEHPNLEASADAASFERDYLTYAVFWPAQQGIAPASPQWTQDGVARRWRAAQYTPNDGVVQLGGASGYLYYVPPMHGQSPPDADSALQAYPARCPRCDSDWSWRPLGSPIRTQRTGFQKISQVLSDSLLRQIPQTADGNNRKLVVFSDSRQDAAKLSAGMRFAHYRDAVRQALYTSMEAAGQGAIAFAAQAQGQQLSQDQVALAAEFSTSHPLDATAIMMAANPHTANLPSHAHPGISYQQAAQQILNRAANGPFLVPELSADVASRLLSQGINPGGYGQRQLWTDWETRTGSWRDFYVWNPNGAVTPQTALTQPQQQHLTRIQNQSIVELINIIFASGRRSLESLLIANGTPDRINFAPPDQLVQQAADGVVRLLGQRRRIDTHNSYTQNTPPAFVASYLSAIAQLHGRHADTFLNDVMAYLSTSGCVFSSVIRMQRLCLMAPGENYYECPDCRRIHLHASGGVCTECHAQLGVPIPIANAHQSLDYYTYLATQAGPLFRLNCEELTGQTNKSDARKRQRLFQDVCLPNGEIPLADIIDLLSVTTTMEAGVDIGSLLAVKMANMPPMRFNYQQRVGRAGRRGAGLSIALTLCRGRSHDDYYFQRPTRITADPPPQPYVDMRQDTILKRVLAKEVMRQAFLDLGLFIGEGGDNVHGEFGSAAAWNQPPGDPPQGPTVRERVSQWIQNNTAAITHACNALLTYTDATLQSQQPGLIAYIQSDLIGQIDGVVNDPSLPDQSLSKRLAYRGVLPMFGFPTRVRLLHHDPPSPRPWPPDDTVDRDLDIAISQFAPCAETVKDGLIHTAAGVVDYQPQGHTVIQAPNPLGPPIPIGVCRRCQAVDGNSPPAASCPVCGATTNDDPGYEIVSLCEPKGFRTWYGSSRDFDGEFDWTPRGSHPRVGFRNINLTPQANFEVWSDSDTVFVVNDNDGQFFDFERLSQGETWVTRQALERSGIANPASVLATGGQIDRRALASIKPTNVLVLGIQHPLPVGLQCSPLDVHGRAALLSFGYLLRRAIAVRLDIDEREIKIGIRVMQDSAGEVIGQVFVSDSLENGAGYSSVYGDPAVAEDLLRYIIGQTVPDFHMPIVSDPHRSDCRTSCPDCLRDFSNLVFHNILDWRIALDMTRLALDANATIDFSAPYWHGLDQIAAGPYFQAVGLQPAQFGGLVAGQDGDFVEIIVHPLWDCDPNRFGPQLANAYAQALATGATEIEFKSIFEILRRPYS